In the genome of Hymenobacter cellulosivorans, one region contains:
- the sdaAB gene encoding L-serine ammonia-lyase, iron-sulfur-dependent subunit beta produces MAEKSSIFDMIGPVMIGPSSSHTAGVVRIAGAAIRILGSLPTHATITFYNSFARTYEGHGSDRAIVAGLLGMATDDKRIREAFEHAREAGLQYTFQSVGNASTMHPNTIRLQLRDERTGHSVEVIGQSRGGGVIRIVEVDGFPSDFSASLHTLIVDADDRTGSIAFIASVIAHDDCNIATMFVSRKGKNDAARQFIEMDSGIKEITLEYLRQLSWVHRVTYIPNIE; encoded by the coding sequence TTCGCACACGGCAGGCGTGGTCCGGATTGCCGGCGCCGCCATCCGCATTCTGGGCTCTTTGCCCACGCATGCCACCATCACCTTTTATAATTCCTTTGCCCGCACCTACGAGGGCCACGGCTCCGACCGCGCCATCGTGGCTGGCCTGCTGGGCATGGCCACAGACGATAAGCGTATCCGCGAAGCCTTCGAGCATGCCCGCGAAGCTGGTCTGCAATACACGTTTCAGAGCGTGGGCAACGCTTCTACGATGCACCCCAATACCATCCGCCTGCAATTGCGCGACGAGCGCACGGGCCACAGCGTGGAGGTGATAGGCCAGAGCCGGGGTGGGGGCGTCATTCGCATCGTGGAGGTCGACGGGTTTCCGTCTGATTTCTCGGCTTCTCTGCACACGCTCATCGTCGACGCCGATGACCGGACTGGCTCCATTGCCTTCATTGCCTCCGTCATTGCCCACGACGACTGCAACATTGCCACCATGTTTGTGAGCCGCAAAGGCAAAAACGACGCGGCCCGGCAGTTTATCGAAATGGACTCGGGTATCAAGGAAATAACCCTCGAATACCTGCGCCAGCTCAGTTGGGTGCACCGAGTAACGTATATTCCTAATATTGAATAA